TGTGCTGGAGTCGCAAGGTGAAGGCCTTTAAAGATAGCAGAATTGCTTTCACAAGCTCCTTGGCCTCCTCGTCGATCAAGTTACCTTCGTTGTCAAACTTCATAGGAGGTTGGAAGGCATTCAGGAAAAACTCTGGCTTGTTTATGAAATGTAGATCGATGTACACACCAATTTGGCGGAGATGGTACTGTGATCTCCCCCCTCCAAACCCTCCTCCAGCGCTTATAATAGCTGCAGCCTTATCACCCCAAACATTTGGCGGTCGAGATCCCCAGTCAATGGCATTCTTCAAAGGTCCTAGTACAAAGCGGTCAAGGGGAGAAAGTTGATCAGTggccaaaaatataaaatgaaagtgAAAGTTCGGTTTAAACTGAATAAACGGTAAAggttcattttattatttttttttactgacaATGTACCCAATTCACAATTCACTATGCAGGAAATAAGAAGATTCGTTTTTCTTTTATGAAGGCTAGGAGTATCAAAAATAGAAAGGAGGCATTCTGCACTGGTGGGGGGAACTTTGACAAGTTACAACATTCTTGATTGAGATGCAAGCTACTCATGTGCAGTTTTGCCTGCAAGAACTACAAGCTTTAAGTGGacattctttaattttaatgtaaCCTTAGACCTGGAAAAAGCATTCTAACCCAACAAATTGACAAGAAGCAAAGATGGAACACAAATGACAAGCCAcgtcagggaaattgtcatgccAAAACCCCAAACTTGATTTTGTAAACATACATTGTTAGAAATATAATActatataaataaaactaacAGAATATAACATAAAACTGAACAGTAGTAGTGGGGAATATAATACagcataaaagaaaagaaaagcacaGCAGAATATGAAATTGAACCGAAATAGTGCACGGATAGAGAACCGAGGCCTGTGTGATACACAGTgcccttaaaataaatttgccTCCTCACTGGGAGTGCTTGAGGTTGGTTGGGTGTCTATCTCCCAGGGTACAACAGTATACGAGCTATGAAGTTAgcacaaatacttcagagcctTACAGCGAACAAGAACAATGGCCGAACACTATCAAAATATCAGAACGTTTTGGAGAATGCGGATTTCGTGAATTGAGAGCTGTGTTTTGCAAAGAAACCGAGGGTTTCTATTTATAGGAGAATCGTTAGTAAATGGCACTGAATGGCATTGGATGTTACAACATTCACAAGGCTTGGCTGTTACAAGGATTAAAACCAATTAAATCAGGTTGTTACTGCCCATTAAACCAGCCTTTATTGGCATTTAGGGCACTTTAAAAGTCCTATAACAGCCGTGCACTTAACGCTGCAATCTGTAGCAGCCTCCCTCTTCAATTTCCTAACAGTTAACAATTACAGGCTCTGTGAATTCcaggataaaaataaaagggaaatagCAAAACGTAGCTCAGCCCGGGTGCTCATTTTGGCGCTGCATTCGTGTGCTTGCACACAAGTTCGGTTCACCGGGCCTGGGATTTCCTCCCCCCGGCAAGCGCACAAGAGAGAGCCTCTTGTCTAACAAGCTCACTCTTAATAAAATGTGTAAACCCATATAAACATCAAGAGGCTATGTTGTTTTTTCCATGTGAGACAAGAATATTCCCTTAATATTTTCCCAACTCAATAGATATACTTTTGAGTATCCACTTCTCATTCACCCATTTATCTTTGGGCATATAAATATACCAAATCGATTTCCTCATTATGGAGAATATGAATCCACTTTGACCcgattaaaatatttaacgGGTTCACTTAAAATTTAGCCTTAATGTAACATGCCACAATACTAATTTGTGCCAATTTTCCAACATACATTTGGGCCCATCAGAACAGGAAATTCCACCGTCCAAATAGAATCTAGTACTACTACTTATCTTCTAGCCATTACACCTGGGTTAGGGCATTGCTATGCAGGCATGGTTGACTCTGAGGCCAGCACATATTCGTAAAATGTCCCAACTTGACGGCATGCATGCAACATAAAACATATAAGGGAATTGAAAGATGCGATTTCGCCCCTGCTTCAGAGATAATCCAGGTCATGGTGCCATTCATAATCATGTCTTTACTCCATCGGAAGATACAGCCATTTTTGAGtttaaattcctttatttcactgttttgaaatctaaaattgtgaaagtaaaaataattgttcCTATTTCTTTTCCAACGGTAACAATTATTGGGACTGGTACGACCAAgcttttatttataaatctgAGATATATGAGataattttctgaaaatagTAATTTTAGAATCAGTTCATTAAAAGCATTTTTCTGATTCTGTCTAGTTTTGAAGAACagatactatttttttttaaaaagtgacCTTCATCTTGCAATATCATATTCATCATTATCGACAGGCTGAAGAAAAATGGTACAATAGCTTATTCCCATCTCAAGGACACGTGTATTTTGTGGAACTTCACCTTTTCAATGCTGACAGATAAAAAGGACCTGGGACTGAAGATACCCTAACTTTTGTCTCTTCCATTCCATCTGTCATTTTTGccagattcaaaataaatgggcCGGACCAGCATGAAACATATACAAATATACGTATAACAGTAGATATTTATGTGTGGCAGTGTGTGACACTGGTTGGTTTACAACAAACGTTCCAggaaatccaaaataaatgggGAAGCGTTTGACGTGAAATTCAActggaatttttgaaaaccaaaCGTTTAAGATACATTAGAATAAGAAGCTTTCAGAAAAAAATCATGGGGAAAATGTAATGGACAATCTAGAAATTATTTGGACTTGATGTATTCATTTTCTGTACTATTTTAGCTCATTAAGTTCAATTAGATATCtgctataatttatttatttaactagtTGTATAATCTGATCAGTCAgtgcaaggaagaagaagaagaagttcaAGCAGAAATTTAGTACCAGTGACAGAGTAATTGTACTCGGGCGAAGCGAAGAGATAAGCGTCAGCTTGCTGAATCTTGCGCCGGAAAGCTTCAACCGGCGGAGGAAAGCCGCCGTTTATCTCGAGGTCGGTGTTCAGCATCGGAAGCGGAGCTATATCCACGTATTCGATCTCCATTCCCTCCACCGACTCTTTGCATATCTTCGTCGCTGTACCAAATCCAATTCGCCTCGACTCAATCCAGTTGAATCGAAAgattagaaagaaaaacatttacaaatggtGGATACAGAACAAAACATTACCAGTTCGGAGAAGGCCTCGATTGAAAGAGCCCTGGCGGAGAGAGCCGCATAGACTTGCTATTTTTAAGGTCGGCGGCACCGCTCGGCCTGCTACTGCTACTACGCCGccaaccatctctctctctcccgtctCGAACCTCGGCAATGGGTTGCGGCCGAGGTGACCACTGTGAATTGACAAGTTCACAGACGACTTTAGGGGCGGAGTGGATtcaattttccaattttatttctttttattatataatttatattttaagattatCGTCGTTACCGATCCTCCGTCGGACTCTCaatttcaacaaaataattaaattaaaagtggaAGCTTATATCTTTGTGATTTCCCTTTATTTAcaccttttttttaatttttgtaatttatcttcttccttaatttttgtaatttatcttCTATTCTCCCACGGCTcatattcttttgtttttttagattttttattatttttacaacaaaatgtaaaaattatagTGTAAAATTAAGTGCATATCAAATAATAtacttttttgtttataatttcttaacaaaattcaaattttgagcGAGGCTGAACATTAATGGCATTGGCAGCGACAATTAAAACTACTCCCTTTTGTCCAAAGagtcatttaaaattaaatacattAATGAGACAAAAACATTATCTAAATTTCAAGAGAAATGGTAGTACTAGCAGCCATAATATTTCAGAGAAATCATGTTAGATGTATATtacttttgtatattttgaacTACATAAGGAGATATTATGAACAAAATATCTCTTGTCTCATATACACCTCACGTGTCTCTATGCACTTCACGAgggatttttttgttattggtatatctttATGTAGTTCAAGGTGTACACAAAAgtataccaataatatttttatcccAAAAATGTCCCGACATCCTGCATGACAGACACGAAAGTGAAACttttttcaacatatataaaacacaagaaaataaattaattatcaaaaatcgTGAAATCGAGAGCAAAGGTTTCGTAAAGgacatccaaaaaaaaaaaattaatacacagAAGGACAACACTTGCCAGCTTTTAGGAAAACACATACTTAATAAAAAGCAAATAAAATAGTGAAGTTGCAAACTGCTCATCTTATGGGTTGGACATTTTTCAATCTCTTATTTACAGTTATGCAGTCTGTTATAATCGAACTGACCTgatcaaaaattataaatcgaAATATGTAGTAATTGAACTGACCGATTAATCTTAACAAATCGAACTAATCGAAATTGAACTAATCGAAATCTAAAGCACGATAACCATATTGGAACACAGAATAAGTAAGAGACCGAATATTAGTTTGACCTTACTGTTGTTGCTGGCTACCTAACCGACCGATGATTCCGATCATCGGGATCGATCATCGGATTCCCCAAATCACGGTGACCCACATACCTAAAAATCAAAAGCATCtaattgttgaatttttgtagatctaggtttcaatataaaataaaagtagcCAAAAAACTTACCGAAAGGGCCATCGACGTCGTCTTCGTCTCCGACCTTCGTCTTCATCTTCACCATCGGCGAAGGATGgtgaaagaaaagagaagggaCTCCTAGTGAGGCGATGGATAGAGAACACCATCAGAAGGGATGACGACACCATTATAATAGATCGGCACAGTGGCATCGTCAGAAGGGATGGAGATTCAAGAGAAAACAAACATGAGAGGCTCAGAGACATCGCAGATTTACAATGAGATGTCGCGCAGGGAGAATAAGGCAAGGGATGGAGAACATGAGAAGGCTATCGGGATGGAGAACAGAACCCGCATCGCGAGGGGTGCCACCCTTTGCCAGAATGAGAGTAGGGTGTTGCGCTCTGTAG
This genomic stretch from Diospyros lotus cultivar Yz01 chromosome 1, ASM1463336v1, whole genome shotgun sequence harbors:
- the LOC127796641 gene encoding NAD(P)H:quinone oxidoreductase; this translates as MVGGVVAVAGRAVPPTLKIASLCGSLRQGSFNRGLLRTATKICKESVEGMEIEYVDIAPLPMLNTDLEINGGFPPPVEAFRRKIQQADAYLFASPEYNYSVTGPLKNAIDWGSRPPNVWGDKAAAIISAGGGFGGGRSQYHLRQIGVYIDLHFINKPEFFLNAFQPPMKFDNEGNLIDEEAKELVKAILLSLKAFTLRLQHKG